In Halobacteriovorax marinus SJ, the following proteins share a genomic window:
- a CDS encoding bactofilin family protein, translating into MGAEKNGPIEPEEKKMQNSEKDISAIIEEGCKFEGNLSFNGVARIAGIVNGSIFSNDTVIVSEGAIINADVNANVILISGTVKGNIKASSRVEIIKPARFEGTITTPSLIVEEGVIFHGTTKMRDQEN; encoded by the coding sequence ATGGGGGCAGAAAAAAATGGTCCTATAGAACCAGAAGAGAAGAAAATGCAAAACAGTGAAAAGGACATTTCAGCAATTATTGAAGAAGGTTGTAAATTTGAAGGCAATCTTTCGTTTAATGGTGTTGCCCGAATAGCTGGAATAGTAAATGGAAGTATTTTCTCTAACGATACAGTTATAGTTTCTGAAGGTGCTATTATTAACGCAGATGTTAATGCAAATGTTATTCTTATCTCAGGAACCGTTAAGGGCAACATAAAAGCTTCAAGTCGAGTAGAAATTATTAAGCCCGCAAGATTTGAAGGAACAATTACAACTCCTAGTTTAATTGTGGAAGAGGGCGTCATTTTTCATGGTACAACTAAAATGCGTGACCAGGAAAATTAA
- the mnmG gene encoding tRNA uridine-5-carboxymethylaminomethyl(34) synthesis enzyme MnmG translates to MQKFDIAIIGGGHAGVEAAWISSQFDLKVLILSMPNVGLASTPCNPAVGGVGKGQVVREIDALGGLMGQLADQSAIQYRILNESKGYAVQSTRVQVDKDLYTKNAEAMIAANPNITVVKEKVISVEKNGDQFSIKTEASYFNTTKCIVTTGTFLNGKLHTGEVSTSGGRVDCMASAGMGEIFSSVQTLGIRFKTGTPARINKDSLDYSKFVEQKSDGRTKNFHSLNNPYERFVDQVSCYIAHTNERTLGIIRDNKERSPIYNGQIKGVGPRYCPSIEDKAFRYPDRNSHHVFVEPEGLSANTIYPNGVSTSLPKEVQLEFLRTIEGFEECEIELYGYAVEYDVVDTSKLSDCLEYIDIPGLFFAGQVNGTSGYEEAAGQGLIAGANAALSMKGKDNLVLDRAESYIGVMVEDLISNKRDEPYRLFTARSENRLYVREDNSINRMAKYRFQMGLDKEIDKYQQEFIEEFELLLGLCKSTSIYVTPENKEYFASMGYGDLSKNITLSELVRRSQLNPVETLEQELSKRGALFSSEVVYTCAVSIKYEGYINRSLIENERIYRLGRKKIDWQSIVRGNISNECRQRIEEVKPTTFSQLQRIDGIRPATLAFVAGNIVQ, encoded by the coding sequence ATGCAGAAATTTGATATAGCTATTATTGGAGGAGGACATGCTGGTGTTGAAGCAGCTTGGATCTCATCACAATTTGATCTAAAAGTTTTAATCTTATCTATGCCAAATGTAGGTTTAGCTTCGACTCCTTGTAATCCAGCAGTGGGTGGAGTTGGTAAAGGGCAAGTGGTAAGAGAGATAGATGCACTAGGTGGATTGATGGGGCAGCTGGCAGATCAGTCCGCTATCCAATATAGAATTCTCAATGAATCAAAAGGATATGCGGTTCAGTCTACTCGTGTTCAAGTTGATAAAGATTTATATACTAAAAATGCTGAAGCTATGATTGCTGCCAATCCAAATATCACTGTAGTTAAAGAAAAGGTTATCTCGGTGGAGAAGAATGGAGACCAGTTCTCTATTAAGACAGAAGCAAGTTACTTTAATACTACAAAGTGTATTGTTACGACTGGAACATTTCTAAATGGAAAATTGCATACAGGAGAAGTTTCTACAAGTGGTGGAAGAGTTGATTGTATGGCCTCTGCTGGAATGGGGGAAATATTCTCTAGTGTTCAGACACTTGGTATAAGATTTAAAACAGGAACACCAGCGAGAATTAATAAAGACTCTCTAGATTATTCGAAATTTGTAGAGCAGAAGAGTGATGGTAGGACAAAGAACTTTCATTCATTAAATAATCCATACGAAAGGTTTGTAGACCAAGTCTCATGCTATATTGCCCATACAAATGAAAGAACTCTAGGGATTATTAGAGATAATAAAGAAAGATCACCGATATATAACGGGCAAATTAAGGGTGTTGGACCTAGATATTGTCCAAGTATTGAAGATAAAGCTTTTCGCTATCCAGATAGAAATTCACATCACGTCTTTGTTGAGCCAGAGGGTTTATCGGCCAATACAATTTATCCAAATGGAGTATCAACAAGTCTTCCTAAAGAAGTTCAGCTAGAGTTTTTAAGAACTATAGAAGGTTTTGAAGAGTGTGAGATTGAATTATATGGCTATGCTGTTGAATATGACGTAGTTGATACTTCTAAGCTAAGTGATTGTCTTGAATATATAGATATTCCTGGACTTTTCTTTGCCGGGCAAGTGAATGGAACATCTGGATATGAAGAAGCTGCTGGACAAGGTTTGATTGCAGGTGCAAATGCTGCTTTATCAATGAAAGGAAAAGATAATTTGGTTCTAGATAGAGCTGAATCATATATTGGAGTGATGGTAGAGGATTTAATCTCTAATAAGAGAGATGAACCTTATAGATTATTTACTGCCAGGTCTGAGAACAGACTCTATGTTAGAGAAGATAATTCTATCAATAGAATGGCAAAATATCGCTTTCAGATGGGATTAGATAAGGAAATAGATAAATATCAGCAAGAGTTTATAGAAGAATTTGAATTACTCCTTGGTCTTTGTAAGAGCACAAGCATTTATGTAACTCCAGAAAATAAGGAATACTTTGCATCGATGGGATATGGAGATCTATCCAAGAATATAACACTGTCTGAGTTAGTACGAAGAAGTCAGCTTAATCCCGTTGAGACATTAGAGCAGGAATTGTCTAAAAGGGGAGCACTCTTTAGTTCAGAAGTTGTTTATACTTGTGCAGTCTCTATTAAATATGAGGGCTATATTAATCGCTCATTAATTGAGAATGAAAGAATATATAGACTAGGAAGAAAGAAGATTGATTGGCAGAGCATTGTTAGAGGAAATATATCAAATGAGTGTCGCCAGCGTATTGAAGAAGTTAAGCCTACGACATTTTCTCAACTTCAGAGAATAGATGGAATTAGGCCAGCTACATTAGCATTTGTTGCGGGAAATATAGTTCAATGA
- the rpmH gene encoding 50S ribosomal protein L34: MSKRTWQPKRKKRLRVHGFLKRMSTAGGKNVINARRAKGRKQLTVSTGSK, from the coding sequence TTGGCAACCGAAAAGAAAGAAAAGACTAAGAGTTCACGGATTTCTTAAGAGAATGTCTACAGCTGGTGGAAAGAACGTAATTAACGCCAGAAGAGCTAAAGGTAGAAAGCAACTTACAGTTTCTACTGGTTCTAAATAA
- a CDS encoding ParB/RepB/Spo0J family partition protein produces the protein MAKKVALGKGIGSLISGASNDAVLGNLKNKMAFDVEGNSEAKEQVMVTDQQPSMIEISEIKTNPNQPRKIFKEKELEELSQSIKENGVIQPVIVVQAEKGFELVAGERRLRASKLAGLTKIPAVIKRATDREKMVMAIIENVQRSDLNCVEEALAYYQLMDEFNLTQEEVAKKLGKERSTVANFLRILKLPRDVIELLQKELLSFGHAKVLAAEKDREKAIRFANEAATNNLSIRELEKLIKSKKNFKEPKTTNPFFDEKLDSLKQKLEKKTGFHFQLTSKKNGAGQVVLKYSNEAEFNDIFEYLMNN, from the coding sequence ATGGCAAAGAAAGTAGCACTTGGTAAAGGGATAGGATCATTAATTTCTGGTGCAAGTAATGATGCAGTTTTAGGAAATCTTAAAAATAAAATGGCCTTTGATGTTGAAGGTAATTCAGAAGCAAAAGAACAGGTTATGGTTACAGACCAACAACCATCTATGATTGAAATTTCTGAAATTAAAACAAATCCAAATCAACCAAGAAAAATATTTAAAGAGAAAGAGCTTGAAGAACTCTCTCAATCGATAAAAGAAAACGGTGTTATTCAACCAGTAATCGTAGTTCAAGCTGAAAAAGGATTTGAGTTAGTTGCTGGAGAGAGAAGACTTAGAGCAAGTAAGTTAGCTGGTCTTACAAAAATACCTGCAGTAATTAAAAGAGCAACTGACAGAGAAAAAATGGTTATGGCCATTATTGAAAATGTTCAGCGTTCAGACTTAAATTGTGTTGAAGAAGCTCTTGCATATTATCAATTAATGGATGAGTTTAATCTTACACAAGAAGAAGTAGCAAAGAAGCTTGGTAAGGAAAGATCTACTGTTGCAAACTTTCTAAGAATTTTAAAGCTTCCTAGAGATGTGATTGAATTGCTACAAAAAGAATTACTTTCTTTTGGACATGCAAAAGTTTTAGCAGCTGAAAAAGATAGAGAGAAAGCTATTCGTTTTGCCAATGAAGCAGCTACTAATAACTTATCAATTAGAGAATTAGAAAAGCTTATTAAATCAAAGAAAAACTTTAAAGAACCAAAGACAACGAATCCTTTCTTTGATGAAAAACTAGATTCTTTAAAACAAAAGTTAGAAAAGAAAACAGGTTTTCACTTTCAGTTAACTTCAAAAAAGAATGGTGCTGGTCAAGTGGTTTTAAAGTATTCAAATGAAGCAGAATTTAATGATATTTTTGAATACTTAATGAATAATTAA
- a CDS encoding ParA family protein, whose product MAKIIAMMNQKGGVGKTTSTINLAACLAVAEKKTLVIDLDPQGNGSISLGLDASQHTECNIYHAMIGQASIKNAIYQTELPYLHICPSDNNLSGAEIELVSLFARESKLKMAFEPVMDDYDYILIDCPPSLGLLTVNALNAADSFIVPMQTEYLAMEGLAQLLNTVRLIKNSLNPNLKMDGILLTMYDGRSSLHKQVTGEIRKHFGEKVFEAVIPRNVKLAECPSFGKPIILYDIESKGSEAYLALAKELILKEREAQGLPELPVEETLADELPEVPNLESSQVETQDQLQ is encoded by the coding sequence ATGGCTAAAATCATTGCTATGATGAACCAAAAAGGTGGAGTTGGTAAAACAACGTCTACTATTAACCTCGCAGCTTGTTTAGCTGTTGCCGAGAAAAAAACTCTGGTAATTGACCTCGATCCTCAAGGGAACGGTAGTATAAGCTTAGGTTTAGATGCGTCGCAGCATACTGAGTGCAATATTTATCACGCAATGATTGGTCAGGCATCAATTAAAAATGCAATTTACCAAACAGAACTTCCATATCTTCATATCTGCCCATCTGATAATAACCTCTCAGGCGCTGAAATTGAGCTTGTAAGCTTATTTGCGAGAGAGAGTAAGCTTAAGATGGCATTTGAGCCTGTAATGGATGATTACGACTATATCTTGATTGATTGTCCACCATCGCTAGGTCTCTTAACGGTTAATGCTCTAAATGCAGCGGATTCATTTATCGTTCCAATGCAAACAGAATATTTAGCAATGGAAGGGTTAGCACAATTATTAAATACAGTGAGACTTATTAAGAATAGTTTAAATCCAAACTTAAAAATGGATGGAATTCTTTTAACTATGTATGACGGTAGATCAAGCTTACATAAGCAAGTTACCGGAGAAATAAGAAAACACTTTGGAGAAAAAGTGTTTGAAGCAGTTATACCAAGAAACGTTAAATTAGCTGAGTGTCCAAGCTTTGGTAAGCCAATCATTTTATATGATATCGAATCAAAGGGTAGTGAAGCATATTTAGCTCTGGCCAAGGAATTAATCTTAAAAGAGAGAGAGGCCCAAGGATTACCTGAGTTACCTGTAGAGGAAACTTTGGCAGATGAGTTGCCTGAGGTACCAAACTTAGAAAGCTCTCAAGTAGAAACACAAGATCAATTACAATAG
- a CDS encoding 16S rRNA (guanine(527)-N(7))-methyltransferase RsmG, whose amino-acid sequence MKEFAKKYHDLLTGEYGGINLTRITTFEEFYQKQIVDSIIPLEVSKVFKKTLENNKVVVDVGFGGGFPILPLAYLYPDKKFIGFEARGKKAKVVQEIADKLGLKNVKCYHQRIETVNIDIPIMMTFKAVGTIEKFVPMIKYREDMTVFFYKGPSFYELEELEPTEKKWKVVEELFYDLEGTDGRTLIGLKNKTVPRGTLKKEIKNLVNLSQLI is encoded by the coding sequence ATGAAAGAATTTGCTAAAAAGTATCATGATCTTTTAACAGGTGAGTATGGGGGAATTAACTTAACCCGAATCACTACTTTTGAAGAATTTTATCAAAAGCAAATAGTAGATTCCATTATTCCTTTAGAGGTAAGTAAGGTCTTTAAGAAAACACTAGAGAATAATAAAGTTGTTGTAGATGTTGGCTTTGGTGGTGGCTTTCCAATTCTTCCACTGGCCTATCTTTATCCCGACAAGAAGTTTATTGGCTTCGAGGCCCGAGGCAAAAAGGCTAAGGTTGTTCAAGAGATCGCGGACAAACTAGGTTTAAAAAATGTTAAGTGCTACCATCAGAGAATTGAAACAGTTAATATCGATATTCCAATCATGATGACTTTTAAGGCCGTAGGAACAATTGAGAAATTTGTACCAATGATTAAGTATAGGGAAGATATGACTGTCTTCTTTTATAAGGGACCATCGTTCTATGAGCTTGAAGAATTAGAGCCAACAGAGAAGAAATGGAAGGTTGTAGAAGAGCTCTTCTATGATCTCGAAGGTACTGATGGACGTACATTAATTGGCTTAAAAAATAAGACTGTTCCACGTGGAACATTAAAAAAAGAAATTAAAAATCTTGTCAATTTGTCGCAACTAATTTAA
- the yidC gene encoding membrane protein insertase YidC: protein MSDDQKRMFLAVVLSGLVLFGWQTYFAPKQKPIIEQNASEQINAKAAAKTQETTVKQEVVKPVTESVSSEVKSFTLTNNGHSVKINSDLSIQDFSNPGASFDFFATTGVEKPFKIEIGNEARFSSFNFTFNQVSPSHIQGSNVKLAMNVDFKMDDLGKVTYKVTSAKAYQFRVVFTSTEREEENRQIRQFSYYTQSLNHMKVGDSDDDDGKMRWLAIDFNFHLFAITFKEPVAARLKAFESGEFRSTLVNDVHNLEGSIVFSKKNYDLLAKLGDKLDLSIDFGFFGIISVPILRGLQFVHDYVPNYGIAIIILTILIRTIMFPLQYKSFKSMKKMQKIQPQLTKIKEKFKDDPQRMQKETMEAFKKAGANPLGGCLPLIAQMPIFFAFYQVLYNAEEFVGSPFFGWIADLSIKDPYYVLPVLMALAMALQTRLNPSPSADPTQKKIMMLMPIVFGFFMKDLPAGLNLYIFTSTIYGVGQQLLVYKLTD from the coding sequence ATGAGTGATGATCAAAAACGTATGTTTTTAGCTGTAGTCCTATCTGGACTCGTTCTCTTTGGATGGCAAACGTACTTTGCCCCTAAGCAGAAGCCTATTATAGAGCAAAATGCTAGTGAGCAGATTAATGCTAAAGCTGCTGCTAAGACACAAGAAACAACTGTTAAGCAAGAAGTGGTAAAGCCTGTTACTGAAAGTGTTTCTTCAGAAGTAAAGTCATTTACGCTTACAAATAATGGTCACTCGGTAAAGATTAATTCAGACTTATCAATCCAGGACTTTTCTAACCCAGGTGCTTCTTTTGATTTTTTCGCAACGACAGGTGTTGAAAAGCCTTTCAAAATTGAGATTGGAAATGAAGCTCGTTTTAGCTCATTTAATTTTACTTTTAATCAAGTAAGCCCGTCTCATATTCAGGGTTCAAATGTTAAGTTAGCAATGAATGTTGACTTTAAAATGGATGATTTAGGTAAGGTTACTTATAAAGTAACTTCTGCAAAAGCCTATCAATTTAGAGTTGTTTTTACATCAACTGAAAGGGAAGAAGAGAATAGGCAAATCAGACAATTTAGTTACTATACTCAAAGCTTGAATCATATGAAAGTAGGTGATTCTGATGATGATGACGGTAAGATGAGATGGCTTGCTATCGATTTCAATTTTCATCTTTTTGCAATTACTTTCAAAGAGCCTGTGGCAGCAAGACTTAAGGCATTTGAGTCGGGTGAATTCAGATCTACTCTTGTTAATGATGTTCATAACTTAGAAGGTTCAATCGTATTTTCTAAGAAGAATTATGATCTACTGGCTAAGCTAGGGGACAAGTTAGATCTATCAATTGACTTTGGTTTCTTTGGAATAATTTCAGTTCCTATCTTAAGAGGCCTACAATTTGTTCACGACTACGTACCTAATTATGGTATTGCTATTATCATTCTAACGATCCTTATTAGAACGATAATGTTCCCTCTTCAATATAAGTCTTTTAAGTCTATGAAGAAGATGCAAAAGATTCAGCCTCAATTAACAAAGATTAAGGAAAAATTTAAAGATGATCCACAAAGAATGCAGAAAGAAACTATGGAAGCATTCAAGAAAGCCGGAGCTAACCCTCTAGGTGGTTGTCTTCCACTGATTGCTCAGATGCCAATCTTTTTTGCGTTTTATCAAGTTCTTTATAATGCTGAAGAATTTGTTGGTTCACCATTCTTTGGTTGGATTGCAGATCTTTCAATTAAAGATCCGTACTATGTTCTACCTGTATTAATGGCGCTAGCAATGGCACTACAGACTCGTTTAAACCCTTCTCCGTCAGCGGATCCTACACAGAAAAAGATCATGATGTTGATGCCAATTGTTTTTGGTTTCTTTATGAAAGATCTACCTGCTGGTTTAAACCTTTATATCTTTACATCAACAATCTATGGAGTTGGACAACAACTTCTTGTGTATAAATTAACTGATTAA
- the rnpA gene encoding ribonuclease P protein component: MADNSYDKSYRLLSAQDFSYLRKNSKRFKSKWLMAYYKPTRIRLPESHSRIGFSVTKKVGNAVLRNRYKRIMRDMFRNSTLKEKGLDILVIVSPYITKNNSNKDDQEKCLKDSFSHLLKTL, encoded by the coding sequence ATGGCCGATAATAGCTACGATAAGTCTTATCGTCTCTTATCGGCACAAGATTTTTCCTATCTAAGAAAGAACTCTAAAAGGTTCAAATCAAAGTGGTTAATGGCTTACTACAAGCCAACACGCATTCGTTTACCCGAAAGTCATTCACGTATTGGATTCTCTGTAACTAAGAAGGTTGGCAATGCAGTTTTGCGCAATAGATATAAGAGAATTATGCGCGATATGTTTCGCAACTCAACTTTAAAAGAAAAAGGTTTAGATATTCTAGTTATTGTCTCTCCATATATAACTAAGAATAACTCTAATAAAGATGATCAAGAGAAATGCTTGAAAGATTCTTTCTCTCATTTACTTAAGACATTATAG
- a CDS encoding tRNA modification GTPase — protein sequence MLHLYDDRPIIACSTGLQSNSAIGLIRISGFSDLSIFQDFFKIDLANVKARYSHFTSIIDGDITLDEIVLTFYSAPNSYNGENILELGVHGNQINIQRIISLFINSKLVRAAKEGEFSYRALKNKKLTLSQVEGLDLLLNANSSFMLDQGLQVLSGDLHKQYLSLHDSFLKLKSSVEISIDFSEDVGEEQCAILLKESLLEFSSRVTSLWRRVQSDRSDLANPSVSLVGQTNAGKSTLFNYLLANDRSIVSDQAGTTRDYVSEYLTISGNTYRLVDTAGLRETEDNIEKIGIDRAIEISSNSFFKILVVNPLQTNFEDYKSLQDESFDLLIISHFDQLKDFSGDEFLSKLPSSKVSIAAELSMNTTSFKVLQDGSIGPNLESGSMGAEDLEASGSIGPSSVNGPMGANSSQPGSIGADKSGSIGPLITYIEGLISHKFNDLCSDNPLLIGRHRECINNIYLSLQEFQSLTENVEDIAIISSELNILEAKVSELLGIVSPDDVLNNIFTNFCIGK from the coding sequence ATGTTACATCTCTACGATGATAGGCCAATTATAGCGTGTAGTACTGGACTTCAGTCTAATAGTGCAATTGGCCTTATTCGTATTTCTGGTTTTAGTGACCTCAGTATATTTCAAGATTTTTTCAAGATAGATTTAGCTAATGTTAAAGCTAGATATTCGCACTTCACTTCTATTATAGATGGTGACATTACATTAGATGAAATAGTTCTTACTTTCTATAGCGCCCCTAATAGCTATAATGGCGAGAATATTCTTGAACTAGGTGTTCATGGCAATCAAATTAATATCCAGAGGATCATTTCTCTATTTATAAATAGTAAGTTAGTAAGAGCAGCTAAAGAGGGTGAATTCTCTTATCGAGCCCTTAAGAATAAGAAGCTTACACTCTCTCAGGTTGAAGGCCTAGATTTACTTTTAAATGCTAATTCTTCATTTATGCTTGATCAGGGTTTGCAGGTTCTCTCAGGTGATCTTCATAAGCAATATCTGTCGCTACACGATTCTTTTTTAAAATTGAAATCATCTGTAGAAATAAGCATCGACTTTTCTGAGGATGTTGGTGAGGAACAATGTGCAATACTTTTAAAAGAATCACTCTTAGAATTTTCTTCTAGAGTCACTTCTTTATGGAGAAGAGTTCAGTCAGATAGAAGTGATTTAGCAAATCCCTCTGTTTCGCTTGTTGGGCAAACAAATGCTGGGAAGAGCACTCTTTTTAATTACCTCTTGGCCAATGATAGATCTATCGTCTCAGATCAGGCTGGAACGACTAGAGATTATGTTTCTGAATACCTTACTATTTCTGGCAATACTTATCGCCTCGTAGATACTGCAGGTCTTAGGGAGACAGAAGATAATATAGAAAAGATCGGTATTGATAGGGCCATTGAAATTTCCTCTAATTCTTTCTTTAAGATACTTGTTGTTAATCCTCTCCAGACTAATTTTGAGGATTATAAATCACTTCAAGATGAGAGTTTTGACTTATTAATTATATCTCATTTTGATCAATTGAAAGATTTTTCAGGCGATGAATTTCTCTCTAAATTGCCTTCAAGTAAGGTCTCTATAGCCGCTGAACTGTCGATGAATACTACTTCTTTTAAAGTTCTACAAGATGGTTCTATAGGACCAAATCTTGAAAGTGGTTCTATGGGGGCAGAGGATTTAGAGGCTTCTGGTTCTATAGGACCAAGTTCTGTTAATGGTCCTATGGGGGCAAATTCAAGTCAGCCTGGTTCTATAGGGGCGGATAAAAGTGGTTCTATAGGACCACTAATTACCTATATTGAAGGGCTTATTTCACATAAATTCAACGATTTATGCTCTGATAATCCTTTGTTAATTGGTAGGCATAGAGAGTGTATAAATAATATATATTTATCACTTCAGGAATTCCAATCACTTACAGAGAATGTTGAAGATATCGCAATTATATCCTCAGAATTAAATATTCTAGAAGCTAAGGTATCGGAATTACTAGGAATCGTTTCACCTGATGATGTTCTAAATAATATCTTTACAAATTTTTGTATAGGTAAATAG